AGTTTCCGTATCTCCAATTAGAAACATacttttcatttgttaatttgcGAACGAGCAAATCCAACAACAGCAGAGCACCACTAACATCTACATGATCAAAGGTTTTgaaatctttcattttcttatctTCATCCAATTTGAAAGAATTGCTTAAAGTTTTAGCTTCATTATTTGCGTAATAATCAAGAGGAAAATCTCTAATAAATTTGCCATATTCTTCATCCTTAAATTCTAGCTTTTCTCCTTGCGTGTATTTATCAAAATGATTGTATTTATCAAAACCGTCAGGATTCGCCTCGAAGTATTTGCTAGAATTTTCCTCGAACTGAACTGGATACCATCTTTCTCTATCACAACGACCTTTTTCTACCAAATAATCAAACATAAAGTTTTGCTCTTCTGCTAATTCGCAAGCTGTTAAATCAACCTCTTGGATACTTGTGCTATTTGGCAATTTTTGAGCCTCTGTTCCCTCCCATGATACTATGTCCCGAACAATGtcttcttttttgttaatgatCGCAATGGCAAGAGGTGTATAACCTTCAGCAGTCTTCTTATAAGTTTTAGCTCCCGCTGCAATCAGATAATCAACTGATCTATCAACACCACTCTGAGCTGCTAAATGCAATGGCGTCTGCTGTTGTGCATCTGGCTCATCCACCGAAATCTTTCCCTTTGTTTGAGTCCAAACCAACAAATTATCTACTAACCTTCCATGCTTAAAGTAGACAGCGAAATGAAGAGGAGTCCATTTTTTGTCAGTGGCAGGagaatttaaattatccatACCATAAGCAATTAATCTGCGAACTATATCTTCATATCCATACATTGCTGCAAAGTGAATCGCAGCCATGCCGTTTTTATCTTTCGCGTATAAATTGATTCTACTACTCTCCATCAAGTAGCGAGAATATATCTCAGAATTTAAAGAGACAGCTATATGCAAAGCCGTTAGTCCTAAAGAATCTTTAACGTTCACATcaaccttattattttttattaataaatgcgcTATTTTCGGGCTCAATGATTTATCTGAAACAGCGACATGCAAAGGTGTTTTCCCAGATTTTTCTACCTCGTTAGGTTTGATTTTCTTACTAGACAACAAATGTTCTACGCTTTTTTCGGACTGAAAACGAACTGCCAAATGCAAGGGTGTTACATTATCCTCGTTCGTTTTGGCGTTGACGTCCGCGCCCTGTTTTACAAGCTCCTTCACGAAATCTGATCTGTTGTTTTCAATAGCTATGTGCAAAGGAGTGTAACCTTTCGAATCTTTCTGGTCAATGACTTTACGGTCGACTTCCAAAATTTGTTTCAGCATAGTAACCCTTCCTGATGCAGCTGCTGCGTGAATCACACCTCTTTCGCGTTCAAAAACAGTGGAAACGTTAGCACCcagatttaaaagtttattcataTTCTGCATTATATTCTTATCGTTGTATGATTTCTTAAACGCTAAATCATATAAATCTCTGTCAATGTCTCTAAACTTATTTTGAGAACCAGAAATAATACGAATCAACTCTGGTTTGTGGCAGGCAAACATTCTAAAAACGAGCCTGTTTTTGTcactcttatttttaattactatctCTGGGTTGGCAATATCAAACACATCCTCGTCTGTCCATCTGCTTATTCTGGAATATTTGCCATCTTTTTCGTATTGTGTTGCGTAGCTAACTTTTGTTCCTCTCTTCCAATCTAAAAAGTCCGTTTTGCTCAATTTATTTCCGGAATATGTATCAAAACGAACATCAATTTCTTTCGGCGGCTCGGCTTCGATTATTTTCAAACTcatcttttcaatattttgctttaCAACTTTCAAGCTATTTGTTTTACTTACAATATCATTGTACAAATCctttttaacttctttaatGTTGTGTTTTTGCTGAACTTCCTCCGAAATCTGTATAACTTTATTAAGTAAACCACCCTTTGACTTTAGTAAGAACTGcttaaacattgtaaaatgaaCTATAAGGAGTGTCATACATtggttaaactttaaaaaatctttttcttgatAATAATATTCCGAAATGTAAGTAAACTGATCTAAAAGGGTGAATAAAATATTCGTAAATGTAAGAGTGCCAAAACTCAGAGCAGTCAGAGCATTGTAAGCATTTTGATGGTTAATGTCCTTTGGAATTGCGTAACTGTTATTGATGATTGAAAATATAGCTTTGAACAATGTGCCCTTAGAATTAATGTAGTTATAAAGAAGCTTATCGCTAATCTCTTgctcaataaaattgaaatattcgtCATTTGGTACGATTTTCCGATTATTTTCACTAATTAGCAATGAATTATAAGCTAATTTTATGTCcgtaactaatttatttatgtcttGACGTTCGATGGAGTCTAGAATCCGTTCGAAGCCCTGATCCATCGAAACCCTTATCTTTTCAATTTCAGTTAAAGTTTTACTGACAATATCATGAGCATCTTTAAGTATTTCAGTTTGCTGATCTAACTTCTGGATTATCccgtttaaagttttgtttagtcTCAGTTCCAACTCTTTAAATGATACATCACCGCAGTCTCTTTCAATGGAAGCGGAACCTAGAACTCCTTTACCTACTGCCGATCCAAACATGACTCCTGACAGCACCATTCCCAACCCGGGCATCGCTAGAATGCCCGCTACCCCTGCCGCAACACCGAAAAATCCCGTTATAGAATCTGACCAATTCATGCCTTCTTCTAATTTCTTGCATTCACGGGCAAGCCTCTCCAGATCAGTTTCTCTTCTAAAACGCGCCAGCATGTTTAAGTCACTGCCAGCTACCATTTTTCCAAGATTAGACTTTTTCTCAAATCTCTTCAACATGTTTATGGTGGTAGATTATTTtgctgttagtttttttaacaagtGCAGTGCCGCGACgaaattcttaatttctatCGGAAAGCcgtaatttcaagaaaaatgtatACTTACTTCTTTTTCCAAACCTAAAAAGCCGTATAAAGATCCTCCTAAAAGGTTCAGTTTTACCCGTCATAATATCCATTTTATATACTTCTCTCAACGGCTGCTGACAGTTGAGAATTCGTTTCTTCCTTGATAAGTTTCTTAAAACAGCtgtttgataagaaaaatattttagaattgttagattttatttaaaaagaaatcacaaattttacagACAATAGACATTTTCGCAGCTGTTCGTATGATACTTAACTTCAATTTCTGACAAAATATCAAATCTGTGGCAGCAACttggaatatttaatttcaaaacatgcaTAACAGAATTCATATgacaacatattttaaacatctgCCTGTGAAGCAGAatctttatcattattttttaatattattgataaaaagtacaaaatattatgttaCGTACTCAAACAAGAATTCCTTTTTGATCaaacctgccaacttttacgcatttggcgtaaaattttatttttatatttaaagtggtagtaaatatatactttttcttcttttataaacttaatttttaaatgattttgatcaccactatacttaaaaaaactaagcatatATATTGTTATGTTTTGCTATCACGGTTATcagcttaagctttttcaaatacaatgtattttctggcttaaaaattaaattttaattccattctaATACCACTGGATAATATCagaatggaagggattaaaagttggcaggtatgttttTGATATTCAGTTAACATACATCCTCCTGAAACCAAGGCTCAAATATATTGAACAGttggtataattttattatttaaaaaatattttatgagtttcTTTCTGTTTATATACTTGTAAGAAGCGATTATCTACGCAAAAGTGTAATTGGTTTTACTCACAATCTGAGAGGTAGGGCtcgctaaaaacatttttttcctaaaaaaattatctgttagAATCATGAATTAACGAAACTAGAAATGAACTTAAgctcaaatttactaatatatcataatttatttgtattacgtgtaatttaagtgcattttgcaaataaaaaattggtaaatttggtttaaagttTCGTTCATGGGAACTTGACATTTGTGTGCCAACCGATCAAAATACTCCAgttggttaaaatttttaattacaataaaaaatgtctaaaaaaatcaggaaatttgATTCAAGAAAATTTACAGCCAGTtttatgacaaataaaatatcaaattatttcaatctaTCGGATTCTGTTTCATGACCAAAACGTGAAGAAACATACCACAAAACTATCctaaaatacatcaaaaaaattctaaatataataatttagcatttatttatgcaataattaaaaataataatgaatttaaataacatttttattgcatttatgtttacttctttttaagttacataaaatatcaaattatttcaatctaGCGGATTCTGTTTCATGAACAAAACGTGAAGAAACATACCACAAAACTATCctaaaatacatcaaaaaaattctaaatataacaatttagcatttatttatgcaataattaaaaataataataaatttaaataacatttttattgaatttatgtttacttctttttaagttacatatttctaagtaaaagttgcatttccattcataatttaaatctcAGACATGAAGAAAACAGCAAAAGGGATATTGTACCATTCATTTGTAGACTATccataattgggtacttgcacttcaagaggAAGAAGATCTCCTATACCCACACATATGACCTATGAAGTCAGcaccagctaatctttatctGCAAAATGGCGtcttaaagttgagctaagtttcatTACATAAGTTAGAAggttaattaacgataagtaaattaaatacagaaccgtatcgcacatcgaattagttgaaatataattctttctcgtttacttcttttaacttacacagatttataatttgtttatctcTTTTATTGTAACCTATTCTATTTTGTATACATGGCAACTTCGATGcgtaattagtttgtttatgtttccCACGGCTTCGCAcgtgtctttgtgttaagtttcTGTGCAAATATATcgtgaaagaattgaaaaatttgaaatagaatctttatgaaagaatttagaatgagtcacttaagagaattgatacttaaCGGACTTGACTTACTCGAAAgagaatgggaaaaaaaaaacagttgctaacgtaaacaagtgtaacgtttcaacaaccaatcacgATCGAGATTCCCAACTACGTCACTTGCGGGTATcccattagaaaaaatttcctatttgGCATTAGCTgtctcataaaaaaataaaaaagttgcttGCTCTCAACCCAAACAGAAAGaaaccttttaatttatttatacagtttTCATACTGAGTGTAAAAGTTGAAGATAATGTTGATATGAGAGAAATGGcgtttttaaatatgaagaagCTTTTCACAATTTCTAAGATACTAACGATTTGCAGTACGAAGAcatcaaaactaattaaacagtGGAACAATGGGTAATCCacatttctcaacaaaaaatatgtctCATCTTTTTCCGTAACGAATcactatacattattttatttttttgtaaccgtcgttgaaaagccgacccattttttttttgagtatacaactactaatgttcaactccgtggccttgaaattttgaaccaatccagaagacaaggaaactcctagattaATTCTCAAAGAGATATGATTTGTTCTGGGAGCTTGAAGGACTTCGTGAttcgacatatttaacgtgcatcagccaCCATTTACTAAGCGTGGAGTCTTCGACCGACGGGGACCGAGTCCACGACTTCTTGGATATCGGCCCATTGCCCTACCTACCAGGCTGGTCTCATTATACTTCCTTACATAAACTAGACTTGAATTCCAAAAAAgtcgtatgttttttttaaaatctgcagCGGTGGTTATAAGTgaagctaaaaattaataaaaaagattataaaactaCATCAATTTCATTTGCAAAGCACTAAGAATGCATTTTACAGACAAAGACATTCTACTTCGAAcgacataataattattaattgggTAATTGCAAGTCGGGGGAAAAGAATGAGAGCCAACCATGATGTGATTTAAATCCCATGCTTGGACCTACTCACGTGGTTGTGTAGTAGTATATAAGTAATAGCATTCAATAGATGACGATCCGTTTGGGTCTAATCAATATTTGATTCATCATTTGAAGAAGATGatattgatttagaaaaaaaactctaaaaattgcTTTAGTCATGGAAAAGGCACAGAAAAGCGCTGTTGAGAAAGTATCGGTCCCAGAATGTTTATGCAGAATTAACTAATCAACTGATTAtcctcaaattttgtattttgagaagtaaaattacatctttttaaatgaggaaaaaaaatttaaccttacagtgcaaaattgttttgactactatttaatgaaagtgtaaaaaataataaaatctttactaaaatttattctttgcatggaattatctttggaaaaacgAAAGTTGTATTtgagtgtgaaaaaaaattttcaattctcttcTAAAAgtaatatggcgaaatacgcaaaagtaaaattacattaaggAGTCTAATCTTTGGATCGCTTTGAGttatatttgaaacataaacCACACATcaacaagcaaaaataaattgaaataccaGTAACGGGTTAATTAAAACgttaaatacaaaagaaatggAATCTTCACAAAATCATCTAACTCTCCGACATTCCAAAAATTATCTcgatgtttcaattttttcttaaattcgttGTTTATCTCGTAGTACTGtttttcgattaaaatataaagattcagaggcttaataataataagaaaaaaaacagtgtataaattttaaagctatttttggaATACTAAAATGTTACTTATAAAGCTTTAGCAATCAAGTTCTTTAATTGAGATAATTTGATGTTTATTGACATCTGGTCTCTAAAACTACTAAAGTTaacgtaaaataaacaaaagctaggaggctccgccccctgcacgctaacgctcgccatcccccgagaattgctacgcaatcctatgtggttcacgccgtgaaccatggcacgctgcgctcgctcgccaatgaacacaatgttctagcacaaagacataatatattatcatcaaagacatagtattttattatcaaagacatagtattgtacttatgtagaagaattctaccaatgttcttattggcttttaaaaaagtatattagctatttagattgtacatggtgaaaaaatcaaaacattagctaaataagaaacatattagcaaaataaactaacaaatattgcttcactaatattctgcattttaaagcgtgaaaattcaatgcataaataaacgcgaaatataaaaaaattcaatgcattcaatacaaacagttaaatgttttttagacgtttaggtagctcccagtagaaaaatatcacttcaacagcggccttttaaagcattctcagttcaattaattaattaattcctaattgagtttaaattaaatattgtcatgtttttagtgcatgaatctgaattgaacaatctgataatgctcactctggttattgttatctggttgctcactacatGCTCTTGCACGCCGAatgcaatcaattaaaaatgaaaactgttgccagcgcgagaaaagaaatatcatcggttttattgatacatacatacgtacgtattagcgttttatataatatagattctTTTTGACTATGTAGAGCAATACCTAGTTCTGGGAattgaaatagttaatttatttattatttcttttacgcCTGTAATACTTTACTTAGAAATACATTgaacaataaacaaattcattttttcatttgtaactgaatttgttttcttttaaatatataatttccatTGATGAGGAACTTTTGTTTAATTCATTGAGTACTAAGaagtgtcatttttttattcttttatctaaTCTTTCGGGCggttttattattaacattataccTTCAGTGATAAGACACGCAAGAAAGATAACATTTTAAGACTTTTGTCTCGTTATAACACTAAATGCATATCATCTCTTCAAAAGGTTTAATGTCCTTATGCTTCTGAAAGgttacaattgaaataattaataatttaatttctttggaataataatattaattatagttattattttccttgaatTCGAGCAAGTGAAGATTCCATCCAGAAAAcggtgagttttttttaatcaattcatCGCTCAagataaagagtaaaaaaaaaaggtgtttttatttcatcattcttGTAACCTAtttagaatgcatttttttaaaacttgtttcgatgaaattaaagataaacctCAACCTAACTGATGTTCGAACCGTTAGTCTTCTGTTTTCAACTATTGagcaaaaagaacttttaaatattttttattaacacttgTATTAACtacaattttcatttacaaatgaTACCATGCTGATGTTTGCGTCGCATATGGCGCGCCTACCAggtatcgaaatttaaaaattagctcaatgttaattaaaaattaacattgtgactattataaaatataataattaatttcgaaCAAGTGAACATTCCATACAGAAAAAGgttgcttgttatttttattatttcattgctgaaaaaaacgagtataacaaataatataaaataaaaaaaattttaaatcaattcctACTTATGTCAACAAAGAAGAGCtttattttagtaactttttattaaataattttaattaacataaatatatatatacatatgacTGAATCACTATATTAAGTGGCAAAATAGAGACCGAATTTCCTtgcaattttccatttttctttctatatataGTGTTATTTTTGGTTGTTACTATTTAttctgtttctattttttttttttcgttcataatttATCAAGCTGATGGTAGTCTATAAAATCTCATTCtatccatttttttctctcccatATGAAactaagattaattaattaaatttaattaatgaattaatatttgaaaaaaaaactatttacatcaAGAGTTATtcactaaaagtttaaaaaaatgtatttgaacttgagtggatgaacaaaatgtattttattaacgaattttgaacaagatatatatatatatatatgggtcattctcacgaaaactgtcatttttcagttcataaaatcccaaaaaagtaaagtgaataaaaagctctgaaactttttatattaatagaaatatgtaatggcattataaagaaagtatttaacctataaattatacttaatatttaaattaattaatttttaaataattaattaataattaattaatttataataattaataattaattaattaatttaataaattaatttattaattttttaatttatttttcaaattaattaataagtaaattaattattttcactatttaaaaagtgagggaatgacactaatagtgagggaatgatattttattttaatacatgtttttatctaagttacatctacNNNNNNNNNNNNNNNNNNNNNNNNNNNNNNNNNNNNNNNNNNNNNNNNNNNNNNNNNNNNNNNNNNNNNNNNNNNNNNNNNNNNNNNNNNNNNNNNNNNNNNNNNNNNNNNNNNNNNNNNNNNNNNNNNNNNNNNNNNNNNNNNNNNNNNNNNNNNNNNNNNNNNNNNNNNNNNNNNNNNNNNNNNNNNNNNNNNNNNNNNNNNNNNNNNNNNNNNNNNNNNNNNNNNNNNNNNNNNNNNNNNNNNNNNNNNNNNNNNNNNNNNNNNNNNNNNNNNNNNNNNNNNNNNNNNNNNNNNNNNNNNNNNNNNNNNNNNNNNNNNNNNNNNNNNNNNNNNNNNNNNNNNNNNNNNNNNNNNNNNNNNNNNNNNNNNNNNNNNNNNNNNNNNNNNNNNNNNNNNNNNNNNNNNNNNNNNNNNNNNNNNNNNNNNNNNNNNNNNNNNNNNNNNNNNNNNNNNNNNNNNNNNNNNNNNNNNNNNNNNNNNNNNNNNNNNNNNNNNNNNNNNNNNNNNNNNNNNNNNNNNNNNNNNNNNNNNNNNNNNNNNNNNNNNNNNNNNNNNNNNNNNNNNNNNNNNNNNNNNNNNNNNNNNNNNNNNNNNNNNNNNNNNNNNNNNNNNNNNNNNNNNNNNNNNNNNNNNNNNNNNNNNNNNNNNNNNNNNNNNNNNNNNNNNNNNNNNNNNNNNNNNNNNNNNNNNNNNNNNNNNNNNNNNNNNNNNNNNNNNNNNNNNNNNNNNNNNNNNNNNNNNNNNNNNNNNNNNNNNNNNNNNNNNNNNNNNNNNNNNNNNNNNNNNNNNNNNNNNNNNNNNNNNNNNNNNNNNNNNNNNNNNNNNNNNNNNNNNNNNNNNNNNNNNNNNNNNNNNNNNNNNNNNNNNNNNNNNNNNNNNNNNNNNNNNNNNNNNNNNNNNNNNNNNNNNNNNNNNNNNNNNNNNNNNNNNNNNNNNNNNNNNNNNNNNNNNNNNNNNNNNNNNNNNNNNNNNNNNNNNNNNNNNNNNNNNNNNNNNNNNNNNNNNNNNNNNNNNNNNNNNNNNNNNNNNNNNNNNNNTTTCATACACCGCGTGATCGGCTACAAGTGTcctaagaaacattttttcccATCGGTACtgaatatagaaattaaaattaaaatagaaatttttaaactaatgcaAATTCCTTAAGTCTTTTATCATAGCTCTAGTacacaaatatttatgatatagaCTTGTCATTTCCGTTGTAAGTTAATTCCGTTGTAGTTTTAGGGCATAGCATGAGATGAACGGACAGCAAAACTTTATAGTAAAGCAACGATAAAAAAAGTAGGCGTTACCATTTGATCAACAAACCTACACGAGCAGTAGCTacctagaaatttttaaaacaggcGAAAGATTGAAGGGGCAAATGATTTTGCTATTTCCTATCAatcagaatttcttttataataaaagaaatgtatctagaggataaaaaaaaatcaacgttaaaaaagaatgttgcaaaagaaaaatcaacgtaagcgacaaaaaattcaaaattgagattttttatacagggtgtctcagttaagcgtttcagaacttctaagaggggtagggggcatcctgacgactcaaaattatatagcaatgtggggtcggaaatgctttcctgaagcggtgacgtacacagaagcaccataaagaaaagagaccataaatgaaaaatcgctataataatacattgaaaaaattatatggcctCCTCGGTCACCCGACCTATCATGTCTTGATTTCTGGAGTCATATGAAAACACTGGTTTATGACACCCCTGTTGATAATGCTGTTTGCAAGAATCGCAGTAGCTGCCTGCGAGATATGCCTGGAGTATTGTAGAATGTTCGAATGTCCATGCGCCGGAGATGTGAGGTGTTCATTCTAGCCGGTGGCCCAtgtaccatataattttttctatgtattattatagcgatattattgtattaaaaattattattatatagcgatattatatattattgctGTTTAATTCGCACGGCAGAAATCTGGTCTActtcattcttaaaattaaaatctttcaaatttgcaaCCGTCTCAtgaaacagttttattatttatttattttttcattttttctgagTTTTGTCCGAAAGTGTATTATATTAACACCGTTTCCAAACTAGGGGGGAAGgcaagaggggaaaaaaaatagctggtagtaaaaccatatCAGTTATAGCTAATCTTTAGGAGGAGtcaatatatactttttttttttcaaatattcaacactACTTTCCGTGGAAAACTtcagaaactaataaaatatgagaTGGAGTACCTGGCCAATGAGGCCACCTCAGTAGATTGTGtaacatttattgaattaatgcTTATGAGTTAAAATTAGTTGGTTAGTTAAATTAgaagttaattttaagtaaagggaaaaagaagaaaggaaaTGACAACACAACCATAGAacaacataaaacaaataacaaattaaatacaaaaaacggGTAATTAGTAAGTTAGAGAAGTcacagaatttatttattattaaatgaatttataaacagtttagaaaaatatttaattatgagaaGCGGAGATCGCGCTGTAGTCTGATTAGAGGGAGGTGCTCAAAGCTTGCGGAGATGGCAGTGAAGGTAGTTTTACATATATGCTataatcgttaaaaaaaattctagattgAGACAATTTATTTTCCTCGAGAAAAATGCTGGAAGGAAAGGTTTTTTGAAccagttttttctattttccgtAATCAAACGCaattctttttagtacatacataagtaaataatttaaactttcgtTGAAAAACTGCTTTATAccaacactgcaaaaaattctggataaaataatttattacgaaCCAAACAAAAGTTAATTGCGTTACAATTATTGGAATTAACGAGCGATAGCGAGCAGTGCCCTCCAGTTCATATTCGAAATGTACAAGCGGTGGTGTGACATGATAAACACAGTAAATTGCAGGATTAAAATGaagatttacaaaatatacattaatgtAGTAAACAATTGAACAATATGAGAAAAGTATTTGGAATGATGGAGAATACTCATAACCTATACAGAGTAACAATCACAGATATAAATTGAATCTAagtaaaaatcttatattttttatatgcaattttatgcatgtgttttatttaatatatatatNNNNNNNNNNNNNNNNNNNNNNNNNNNNNNNNNNNNNNNNNNNNNNNNNNNNacgtcgaaagttatgaaaaataatggcacgaaaatgttcacgattcaattccattttttgaaagagaagaacttttcaattcacTGTCAACAGCACAAATGAAGCtgtaatggtaaa
The Parasteatoda tepidariorum isolate YZ-2023 chromosome 9, CAS_Ptep_4.0, whole genome shotgun sequence genome window above contains:
- the LOC107445871 gene encoding delta-latroinsectotoxin-Lt1a-like; its protein translation is MLKRFEKKSNLGKMVAGSDLNMLARFRRETDLERLARECKKLEEGMNWSDSITGFFGVAAGVAGILAMPGLGMVLSGVMFGSAVGKGVLGSASIERDCGDVSFKELELRLNKTLNGIIQKLDQQTEILKDAHDIVSKTLTEIEKIRVSMDQGFERILDSIERQDINKLVTDIKLAYNSLLISENNRKIVPNDEYFNFIEQEISDKLLYNYINSKGTLFKAIFSIINNSYAIPKDINHQNAYNALTALSFGTLTFTNILFTLLDQFTYISEYYYQEKDFLKFNQCMTLLIVHFTMFKQFLLKSKGGLLNKVIQISEEVQQKHNIKEVKKDLYNDIVSKTNSLKVVKQNIEKMSLKIIEAEPPKEIDVRFDTYSGNKLSKTDFLDWKRGTKVSYATQYEKDGKYSRISRWTDEDVFDIANPEIVIKNKSDKNRLVFRMFACHKPELIRIISGSQNKFRDIDRDLYDLAFKKSYNDKNIMQNMNKLLNLGANVSTVFERERGVIHAAAASGRVTMLKQILEVDRKVIDQKDSKGYTPLHIAIENNRSDFVKELVKQGADVNAKTNEDNVTPLHLAVRFQSEKSVEHLLSSKKIKPNEVEKSGKTPLHVAVSDKSLSPKIAHLLIKNNKVDVNVKDSLGLTALHIAVSLNSEIYSRYLMESSRINLYAKDKNGMAAIHFAAMYGYEDIVRRLIAYGMDNLNSPATDKKWTPLHFAVYFKHGRLVDNLLVWTQTKGKISVDEPDAQQQTPLHLAAQSGVDRSVDYLIAAGAKTYKKTAEGYTPLAIAIINKKEDIVRDIVSWEGTEAQKLPNSTSIQEVDLTACELAEEQNFMFDYLVEKGRCDRERWYPVQFEENSSKYFEANPDGFDKYNHFDKYTQGEKLEFKDEEYGKFIRDFPLDYYANNEAKTLSNSFKLDEDKKMKDFKTFDHVDVSGALLLLDLLVRKLTNEKYVSNWRYGNSPFEARVQALEITEKLDKVLNEISSVKRKESLNSFDLYTNVRKAIQSGNEKKFLDTLCSYINEFSSLKPEGVGEVLEVILSNDPKMIISNRKIDQKLQSLITHSCFQKKF